One genomic window of Conger conger chromosome 9, fConCon1.1, whole genome shotgun sequence includes the following:
- the srfbp1 gene encoding serum response factor-binding protein 1: protein MAEVLNLNNEVVKMRKEIKKARALIIRKLTRQIAQLKKKKGKAAEVEKNQRRAARLLEEIHEMKDLRPDNVTKTALMKDLRFEKVCKNPYSTLSERATARIATHPQISKRIREIKAAVEAFKDERKKPAGGKASKPGKPAEDPNVDAVKSDDLGDKAVKEVDQDGQEEEVDQVEEKVVVVEVEEKVVVEEEEEEEEDDDDDDGSGGDVDEDEDEDVDEDEGEEREEGLGAAKDCSSPTKEGPTVKTGDAMKVTPSKSEMKGPTEEAEVLPKEQPQTMIKLQEPPDAAHKLENSKTATTKEKKTLTPAENESPQQSQSNPHVDMKAGEEEEESDFDSSDDDDEEKEYFDDSTEERFHKQSSQSEASDEDDFFLGKVSKCKKRKSGLGVGEKKGDGGRNVNPASALKGEAEGRGQQGSKAAKLESVFCATLSGSRGAPGNRGRGPRAFSKPHGFQNDRRQQVRTQKPALFQNWGGSQDRKPMPSKFQNQRDRVQDRGPASVKARPHFEKPRDHRGAAGRFSNPSQHAQQALHPSWEASKRRKEQQAQITAFQGKKIKFDD from the coding sequence ATGGCTGAGGTTTTGAACTTGAACAATGAGGTGGTGAAGATGAGGAAGGAGATAAAGAAGGCGAGGGCGTTGATCATCCGGAAGCTCACCAGACAGATCGCACagctgaagaagaaaaagggaaaGGCGGCGGAGGTGGAGAAGAACCAGAGGCGAGCGGCCAGGCTTCTGGAGGAGATCCACGAGATGAAGGATTTGAGACCCGACAACGTCACAAAGACCGCCTTGATGAAGGACCTCCGCTTCGAGAAGGTCTGCAAGAACCCATACTCCACGCTGTCGGAGCGAGCCACTGCGCGGATCGCCACGCACCCACAGATCAGCAAGAGGATCCGGGAGATCAAAGCAGCCGTCGAAGCCTTCAAAGACGAACGGAAAAAGCCTGCTGGAGGTAAGGCCTCCAAACCTGGTAAGCCTGCAGAAGACCCGAATGTGGATGCCGTTAAATCGGATGATTTGGGGGATAAGGCGGTGAAGGAGGTGGACCAGGAcggccaggaggaggaggtggaccaggtggaggagaaggtggtggtggtggaggtggaggagaaggtggtggtggaggaggaggaggaggaggaggaggatgatgatgatgatgatggtagtGGTGGTGATgtagatgaagatgaagatgaagatgtagatgaagatgaaggtgaagagagagaggaagggctTGGTGCAGCCAAGGACTGTTCCAGTCCCACCAAAGAAGGACCTACTGTAAAAACGGGTGATGCCATGAAAGTGACTCCATCAAAAAGTGAAATGAAGGGTCCCACAGAGGAGGCTGAGGTGCTACCTAAAGAACAACCACAAACCATGATAAAACTGCAAGAGCCCCCTGATGCTGCACACAAGTTAGAAAACTCAAAAACAGCAACTACTAAGGAAAAAAAGACACTTACACCTGCAGAAAACGAATCTCCTCAGCAAAGTCAGTCAAACCCCCATGTGGATATGAAggcgggggaggaggaagaggaaagtGACTTTGATTCATCTGACGATGACGACGAGGAGAAGGAGTACTTTGATGACAGCACAGAGGAGCGTTTCCACAAGCAGTCGTCTCAGTCCGAAGCCAGCGACGAGGATGACTTCTTCCTGGGAAAAGTGAGCAAATGCAAGAAGAGGAAATCCGGCCTTGGTGTGGGCGAGAAAAAGGGTGATGGTGGCAGAAATGTCAACCCTGCCAGCGCGCTGAAGGGGGAGGCTGAGGGCCGGGGCCAGCAGGGGTCGAAAGCAGCGAAGCTGGAGTCGGTCTTCTGCGCCACTTTGTCAGGGTCAAGAGGGGCCCCTGGGAACCGTGGGAGGGGACCCCGTGCCTTCTCAAAGCCACACGGATTTCAGAATGACAGGCGACAGCAGGTTAGGACCCAGAAACCAGCCCTGTTTCAGAACTGGGGAGGCAGCCAGGACAGAAAACCGATGCCGTCTAAATTTCAGAACCAGAGAGATCGAGTGCAGGACAGGGGCCCTGCTTCAGTGAAGGCCAGGCCACACTTTGAGAAGCCTAGGGACCACCGAGGTGCAGCTGGGAGGTTTTCCaacccttcccagcatgcacagcaAGCTCTCCACCCCTCATGGGAGGCCAGCAAGAGACGGAAAGAGCAGCAAGCCCAAATTACAGCCTTCCAGGGAAAGAAGATTAAGTTTGATGACTGA